The following proteins are co-located in the Malus sylvestris chromosome 13, drMalSylv7.2, whole genome shotgun sequence genome:
- the LOC126597804 gene encoding uncharacterized protein LOC126597804, giving the protein MNHCAIQQGNALSACDDMRTCSRDSVVCPKPRRFGLLNVNQNDPVRSLRWHLGHQAELYDSKAGSEILDNILSKGSFGVEQLSCTEIASPHPFFSGSPPSRVANPLIQDARFGDEKLTPLSPLSPTAPPMGLSSSPSSSARKGGYARASFGSKPAVRIEGFDCLDRDRRNCSIPTLA; this is encoded by the exons ATGAATCACTGTGCGATTCAGCAAGGAAACGCCCTCTCAGCTTGCGACGACATGAGGACTTGTTCCAGAGACTCGGTAGTTTGTCCCAAACCTCGCCGTTTTGGCCTCCTTAACGTTAACCAGAACGATCCCGTCAGATCTCTCCGATGGCATCTCGG CCACCAAGCGGAGCTCTATGATTCGAAAGCAGGGTCTGAAATTTTGGACAACATTCTCTCAAAG GGATCTTTTGGTGTTGAACAATTATCGTGTACAGAAATAGCCTCGCCGCACCCATTTTTCAGCGGGTCACCGCCGAGCAGAGTAGCTAACCCATTAATTCAGGATGCTAGATTTGGGGATGAGAAACTCACCCCATTGTCACCACTGTCGCCAACCGCTCCCCCAATGGGCCTTTCATCGTCTCCTTCATCATCTGCTAGGAAAGGAGGCTATGCTCGGGCCAGTTTCGGGAGCAAACCAGCAGTGAGGATCGAGGGGTTTGATTGCCTGGACAGGGATCGACGTAATTGCAGTATCCCTACCCTGGCATGA